In Erythrobacter sp. F6033, a single genomic region encodes these proteins:
- the rapZ gene encoding RNase adapter RapZ, which translates to MESVIPSDSQTDAASPQRILLVTGLSGAGKSTALDVLEDLGWETIDNFPVRLLKRLVGKPDDQGGHERGPLAIGFDSRTRGFVPANIISQLKNLSERDDLSVSFMFIDCADAELERRYNETRRRHPMTHGRPLLDGIGAERELLEPLRRWADIVIDTSDMSANDLQGHVRDLFEQRDDGAMTLTVSSFGFARGMPPLADLVFDMRFLDNPHWIEGLRELTGQDAPVGEHIQKDPAFGTAFEQIHDLLLTLLPRYQAQGKSYVHVAFGCTGGRHRSVFTAERMAQGLREAGFSPTVRHRNLGSRAADEIERGKRQGN; encoded by the coding sequence ATGGAAAGCGTGATCCCTTCCGATTCCCAAACCGACGCGGCCAGTCCGCAACGTATCCTGCTTGTTACGGGGCTGTCAGGCGCCGGAAAATCGACCGCACTCGATGTGCTTGAGGATTTGGGTTGGGAAACAATCGACAACTTTCCCGTGCGCCTGCTCAAACGTCTTGTCGGAAAACCGGATGATCAGGGCGGCCATGAACGCGGCCCACTGGCGATCGGGTTTGATTCCCGCACGCGCGGTTTTGTGCCTGCGAACATTATCTCTCAGCTCAAGAATCTCAGCGAGCGCGATGATCTGTCGGTAAGTTTCATGTTTATCGATTGCGCCGATGCCGAGCTTGAGCGGCGGTATAACGAAACTCGCCGCCGGCACCCGATGACGCACGGCCGCCCTCTTCTCGACGGTATCGGGGCAGAACGCGAATTGCTCGAACCGCTGCGCCGCTGGGCTGACATTGTAATCGATACCAGCGACATGTCGGCCAACGATCTGCAGGGCCATGTCCGCGATCTTTTCGAGCAGCGCGATGATGGAGCGATGACGCTGACCGTGTCCAGCTTCGGCTTTGCCCGCGGGATGCCGCCGCTCGCAGACCTTGTTTTCGACATGCGCTTCCTCGACAATCCGCATTGGATAGAGGGCCTGCGTGAGTTGACCGGACAGGACGCCCCCGTTGGCGAACATATCCAGAAAGATCCCGCGTTCGGCACCGCATTTGAGCAAATTCACGACCTGCTACTGACCCTGCTTCCGCGTTATCAGGCGCAGGGAAAATCATATGTTCACGTCGCATTTGGTTGTACCGGCGGGAGACACCGATCCGTCTTTACCGCAGAACGAATGGCCCAAGGCTTGCGTGAGGCTGGATTTTCGCCCACTGTCAGGCATCGCAATTTAGGATCGCGTGCTGCAGACGAAATCGAACGCGGCAAGCGCCAAGGTAACTAA
- a CDS encoding PTS sugar transporter subunit IIA, which translates to MIGLILVTHGRLADQFVEAMEHVVGPQANVVTVCIGPSDDMELRREEIANAIGKVDSGSGVIILTDLFGGTPSNLAISLLDAGKVEVIAGINLPMLIRLAGARKKMNVVEAVEAAQHAGRNYITVASELLGESAEPAAAKG; encoded by the coding sequence ATGATTGGTTTGATCCTGGTCACTCACGGCCGCCTCGCGGACCAATTCGTCGAAGCGATGGAGCACGTCGTTGGCCCTCAGGCAAATGTCGTCACAGTCTGCATTGGCCCGAGTGACGATATGGAACTGCGGCGCGAAGAGATCGCGAATGCTATCGGCAAAGTCGATAGCGGCAGCGGAGTCATCATTCTAACCGATCTGTTTGGCGGAACTCCTTCAAATCTCGCGATTTCACTGCTCGATGCTGGTAAAGTCGAAGTGATTGCAGGCATTAACTTGCCGATGCTCATCCGCCTTGCTGGCGCACGCAAAAAAATGAATGTGGTCGAAGCGGTCGAGGCTGCCCAACATGCGGGCCGCAATTACATTACCGTGGCGAGCGAGCTGTTGGGCGAAAGCGCCGAGCCAGCTGCGGCGAAGGGGTAA
- a CDS encoding HPr family phosphocarrier protein — MSELRQTVTIVNKRGLHARASAKFVGAVAELPEGVSVRVAKDANDAAGGSILGLMMLGAAKGDSVDVIVSGDNAEGVLGQLVGLIEDGFGED, encoded by the coding sequence ATGAGCGAACTTCGCCAAACCGTCACCATCGTCAACAAACGCGGCCTCCATGCCCGCGCGAGCGCCAAGTTCGTCGGTGCAGTGGCGGAATTGCCAGAGGGCGTTTCAGTACGCGTTGCAAAGGATGCGAATGATGCCGCAGGCGGGTCAATCCTCGGCCTAATGATGCTAGGTGCCGCCAAAGGCGACAGCGTTGATGTCATCGTCTCAGGCGACAATGCAGAGGGCGTTCTGGGTCAGCTCGTGGGCTTGATCGAAGACGGGTTCGGCGAAGATTAA
- a CDS encoding RNA methyltransferase: protein MRRQITGFSNPTVKYLRSLRDKKHRKRAGQFLVEGLRLLEDAREGGRLPRQIVMAEGRDPHPLIDRLEADVDAAGGEVIETTPDILTKITGKSNSQSVVGVFDEWDTGLEHLNRDAAQIWLVAQALRDPGNLGTMLRTGDAVGAGGLILIDDCADPFSAEAVRASMGAVFTQSVAQARWEDFVPWLRSGSGQLVAASLRDAVPYRAAPYAAPCFILVGNESQGLPEAYEAECDLRVTMPMRGRADSLNAAIAGAVLAYEVLDNL from the coding sequence ATGCGCAGGCAGATCACCGGATTTTCCAACCCGACCGTCAAGTATCTGCGGTCACTAAGGGACAAGAAGCACCGCAAGCGCGCCGGCCAGTTTCTGGTCGAGGGCTTGCGTTTGCTGGAGGATGCGCGCGAAGGCGGCCGGTTGCCGCGCCAGATAGTGATGGCTGAAGGCCGCGATCCCCACCCACTTATCGACCGGCTCGAAGCAGACGTCGATGCGGCTGGCGGGGAGGTCATCGAAACCACTCCCGACATTCTCACCAAGATCACCGGCAAATCGAATTCCCAAAGCGTTGTTGGCGTATTTGACGAATGGGACACCGGCCTTGAACATCTGAACCGCGACGCTGCGCAAATCTGGCTGGTCGCACAGGCTCTGCGCGATCCGGGCAATCTTGGCACAATGCTGCGTACCGGAGACGCGGTGGGCGCTGGCGGACTGATCCTGATCGACGATTGCGCCGATCCGTTCAGCGCCGAAGCCGTGCGCGCAAGTATGGGCGCGGTGTTCACACAATCCGTTGCACAGGCACGCTGGGAAGATTTCGTGCCGTGGTTGCGAAGCGGTTCTGGTCAATTGGTCGCAGCGTCTTTGCGCGACGCGGTCCCCTATCGCGCAGCGCCCTATGCCGCGCCGTGCTTCATCTTGGTCGGCAATGAATCGCAGGGGCTGCCCGAAGCGTACGAAGCCGAATGTGACCTGCGCGTAACCATGCCAATGCGCGGACGTGCCGACAGCCTGAACGCAGCCATAGCAGGCGCAGTGCTGGCCTATGAAGTGCTGGACAATCTGTAG
- a CDS encoding ferritin-like domain-containing protein, whose protein sequence is MKAWFTRRYLDILGSIYIYNEHRGYTALDRVLEAVRRKHPEATEFIAAVEKHRADERKHYVMFKRWFELQGKKPIAVDRTFGHIDRFIEITFGTSIDDLDTDAIIASDDLFERLCRVISLTEKRGLKQVDILLDHPLVNSDKALKRIFEVVHIDEPSHFEPYDDWLAKNARRQPSSRERWIDRMIHSELLFIKLPLLFLWFGAPRRTEWRDAGENNPRPALRSAVSA, encoded by the coding sequence ATGAAAGCATGGTTCACACGCCGCTATCTCGATATTCTTGGGTCGATCTACATTTACAATGAGCATCGCGGCTACACCGCGCTTGATCGTGTTCTAGAGGCCGTGCGGCGTAAGCATCCCGAAGCAACCGAGTTCATCGCCGCAGTCGAGAAACACCGCGCGGATGAGCGCAAGCACTACGTGATGTTCAAGCGCTGGTTTGAATTGCAGGGCAAAAAGCCAATCGCGGTCGACCGGACATTTGGCCACATTGATCGCTTTATCGAAATTACCTTCGGCACCTCTATCGATGATCTCGATACCGATGCGATCATTGCGAGCGATGATTTGTTCGAGCGGCTCTGCCGGGTCATTTCACTGACCGAGAAACGCGGTTTGAAGCAGGTGGATATCCTGCTTGATCATCCGCTAGTGAATTCGGACAAAGCCCTCAAACGCATTTTTGAAGTGGTGCATATTGATGAACCTAGCCATTTCGAACCTTACGATGATTGGCTGGCCAAAAACGCGCGGCGCCAACCGAGCAGCCGCGAACGCTGGATTGACCGGATGATCCATTCAGAACTGCTCTTCATCAAGCTGCCCCTGCTGTTCCTGTGGTTTGGCGCGCCGCGCCGCACCGAATGGCGCGATGCGGGCGAGAATAACCCGCGCCCTGCCCTACGCAGCGCTGTTAGCGCCTAA
- a CDS encoding GtrA family protein translates to MISRFFTRRAGGMLVRNTVVSTGVFIVGLGVLWLLVEMAGVDPVLATAISFLIANSIHYVFGRTWIFAGSDRKVSTGYLLFIINALVGLAVTVGLFWILTEYTAINYLVARVIVSVFAGLAVFALNAAFNFKKV, encoded by the coding sequence ATGATTTCTCGCTTCTTCACGCGCCGCGCAGGCGGCATGTTGGTCCGCAATACGGTCGTCAGCACCGGCGTCTTCATCGTCGGTTTGGGCGTGTTGTGGCTGTTAGTGGAAATGGCGGGCGTTGACCCGGTTCTTGCGACCGCGATCAGCTTTCTGATCGCGAACTCGATCCATTATGTATTCGGCAGAACATGGATATTTGCAGGGTCCGATCGGAAAGTTTCGACCGGTTATCTGCTGTTTATCATAAACGCCCTTGTCGGCCTTGCCGTGACGGTCGGGCTGTTCTGGATACTCACAGAATACACCGCGATAAACTATCTCGTTGCGCGGGTGATCGTATCCGTTTTCGCCGGGTTGGCAGTGTTTGCCCTAAACGCAGCGTTCAATTTCAAGAAGGTGTAG
- the rmuC gene encoding DNA recombination protein RmuC: protein MDTTVVGLGALIVGLAIGMGTVWFFASRPVADLRERLETREGEFKAAIAELGDAQVKLSAAQERASRADALAAELESAREQNAAFKAERAGFAEQKKLLEESRDKLLKEFENTGAQVLGKAQEAFLRRADERFKQSEETGEQKIKALLNPVGERLEKYEKQVETLEKQRVDAFGQLNGLIQSMREGQEEVRREAQRLGNSLTNAPKARGRWGERALQNLLEQCGLAEHTDFMMEHSVDTEEGRLRPDAIINVPGQKKLVIDSKVSLNAYQAAFEADDDDTRDFQLKSHAKSMRNHVQTLGAKSYQSQFEEAPDYVIMFIPGEHFVTAALDADPTLWDFAFERRVLLATPTNLVAIARTVAQVWRQDGLAKEAQEIGRMGAELYDRLRVAGEHLKRVGGGLDSAVKNYNKFVGSFERNVLSSGKRLAEKGIEIGKAEIEEVPLVESTPNYNAADADDASAIEDKRDAAE, encoded by the coding sequence ATGGATACGACAGTTGTTGGTTTAGGGGCACTTATTGTCGGTCTTGCAATCGGCATGGGGACAGTGTGGTTCTTTGCTTCACGGCCTGTAGCGGACTTACGCGAACGACTGGAAACGCGCGAAGGCGAGTTCAAGGCCGCCATCGCCGAACTGGGTGATGCGCAGGTGAAACTGTCCGCCGCGCAGGAACGCGCTAGTCGCGCCGATGCGCTGGCCGCTGAGCTCGAATCCGCGCGAGAACAAAACGCCGCGTTCAAGGCTGAGCGCGCTGGCTTTGCCGAACAGAAAAAGCTGCTCGAGGAATCGCGTGACAAGCTGCTCAAGGAATTTGAAAACACCGGTGCTCAGGTGCTTGGCAAAGCGCAGGAGGCGTTTCTGCGCCGCGCGGATGAGCGCTTCAAGCAGTCCGAGGAAACCGGCGAGCAGAAGATCAAGGCGTTGCTCAATCCGGTGGGCGAGCGGCTGGAGAAATACGAGAAACAGGTCGAAACGCTGGAGAAACAGCGTGTTGATGCGTTCGGCCAGCTAAACGGTCTGATCCAGTCTATGCGCGAAGGGCAGGAAGAGGTCCGGCGCGAGGCGCAGCGGCTCGGCAATTCATTGACCAATGCGCCCAAGGCGCGCGGGCGTTGGGGAGAGCGGGCGTTGCAAAATCTGCTCGAGCAATGCGGGCTCGCAGAACACACCGATTTCATGATGGAGCATTCGGTTGATACCGAGGAAGGGCGACTGCGCCCCGATGCAATCATCAATGTGCCCGGCCAGAAGAAGCTGGTGATCGATTCCAAAGTCTCGCTCAACGCCTATCAGGCCGCGTTCGAGGCCGATGATGACGATACGCGCGATTTCCAATTGAAATCCCACGCCAAAAGTATGCGCAATCATGTTCAGACTCTGGGGGCAAAGAGCTACCAGAGCCAGTTCGAGGAAGCGCCCGATTACGTCATCATGTTCATCCCGGGTGAGCATTTTGTGACAGCCGCCTTGGATGCCGATCCGACATTGTGGGATTTCGCATTCGAGCGCCGCGTGCTGCTTGCGACGCCCACCAACCTTGTCGCTATCGCGCGAACTGTTGCGCAGGTCTGGCGGCAGGATGGACTTGCCAAAGAAGCCCAGGAAATCGGCCGGATGGGCGCGGAGCTCTATGATCGACTGCGCGTAGCGGGCGAGCATTTGAAGCGCGTCGGTGGCGGGTTGGATAGCGCGGTTAAAAACTACAACAAGTTTGTAGGCAGCTTTGAGCGCAACGTGCTGTCATCGGGCAAGCGCCTTGCAGAGAAGGGCATCGAAATCGGCAAGGCCGAGATCGAAGAAGTGCCTTTGGTAGAGAGCACTCCGAACTACAACGCTGCAGATGCCGACGATGCCAGTGCGATCGAGGACAAGCGAGACGCGGCGGAATGA
- the def gene encoding peptide deformylase, giving the protein MAIREILEVPDPRLKTVSVPVEADEFNDDLKTLVEDMFETMYDAPGIGLAAIQVGVPKRVLVIDLQPEDPDAEPVECDHDHGHDGHAHTHQPTKNEPRVFINPVIVDPADELSTYQEGCLSVPEVYADVDRPATCKVKYQDLEGNTHEESLEGLLATCLQHEMDHLEGILFIDHLSRLKRSMALKKLKKIRQAA; this is encoded by the coding sequence ATGGCTATTCGCGAAATCCTTGAAGTTCCGGATCCCCGGCTCAAAACCGTATCCGTTCCCGTCGAAGCAGACGAGTTCAACGACGATCTCAAAACGCTCGTCGAGGACATGTTTGAAACCATGTATGACGCGCCGGGCATTGGTCTGGCGGCGATACAGGTGGGCGTCCCCAAACGGGTGCTGGTGATCGATCTTCAACCCGAAGACCCCGATGCCGAGCCGGTCGAGTGCGACCACGATCATGGGCATGACGGCCATGCGCATACGCACCAGCCGACCAAGAATGAGCCGCGCGTTTTCATCAATCCAGTGATTGTCGATCCGGCAGATGAGCTGTCGACCTACCAGGAAGGCTGCCTGTCCGTCCCTGAGGTGTATGCCGATGTGGATCGCCCCGCGACCTGCAAGGTGAAATACCAAGACCTCGAGGGCAATACCCATGAGGAAAGCCTCGAAGGTTTGCTCGCGACGTGCTTGCAGCACGAAATGGACCACCTCGAAGGTATCCTCTTTATCGACCATCTCAGCCGCTTGAAGCGCAGCATGGCCTTGAAGAAGCTGAAGAAGATCCGTCAGGCTGCGTAG
- the recR gene encoding recombination mediator RecR: MASQEIEALSGVLARLPGLGPRSARRAVLWLVKNREQALPALLEALDAVSETLVECETCGNVDTSNPCGICADPRRDVKSLCVVEDVADVWALDRARLFQGRYHVLGGRLSALDGVAPEDLNIATLLDRVSGGEVDEVVLAMNATLEGQTTAHYLAERLEVHNVRITQLAHGLPVGGELDYLDEGTLAQALRARRPVG; the protein is encoded by the coding sequence ATGGCATCGCAAGAGATCGAAGCGCTTTCGGGCGTATTGGCCCGTCTGCCGGGGCTGGGACCGCGCAGCGCGCGGCGTGCGGTGCTGTGGCTGGTCAAGAACCGCGAACAGGCGCTGCCTGCATTGCTCGAAGCGTTGGATGCCGTTTCCGAGACGCTGGTCGAGTGCGAAACATGCGGCAATGTCGACACCAGCAATCCGTGCGGCATCTGCGCCGATCCGCGCCGAGATGTGAAATCGCTTTGCGTGGTGGAGGATGTCGCGGATGTCTGGGCGCTGGACCGCGCGCGGCTGTTTCAAGGCCGCTATCATGTGCTGGGCGGCAGATTGTCGGCGCTGGACGGGGTTGCACCCGAAGACCTCAATATCGCCACCCTGCTGGACCGAGTGTCTGGCGGTGAAGTCGATGAAGTCGTACTCGCCATGAACGCCACCCTCGAAGGGCAAACGACCGCGCATTACCTTGCCGAGCGGCTGGAAGTGCACAATGTCCGCATAACACAGCTGGCGCACGGCCTGCCGGTAGGCGGAGAGCTGGATTATCTCGACGAAGGAACGCTGGCACAGGCGCTAAGGGCGCGGAGACCCGTTGGATAG
- the fmt gene encoding methionyl-tRNA formyltransferase, whose protein sequence is MRIIFMGTPDFAVPALAALHEAGHEIVCVYTQPPRPAGRGKKLRPSPVQAKAEALGLEVRSPKSLRNETAQTDFAALNADVAVVAAYGLILPQAVLDAPTHGCLNIHASILPRWRGAAPIHRAIMAGDEETGVTIMQMEAGLDTGPMLHIVRTSIANKTTGDLTAELAELGAGAMVEVLADLDSYKAEPQDDGDTTYAPKIDKAEARIDWSRPASELVRHVQGLAPFPGAWFALEGERIKLLAAEQVKGSGEAGTVLDDALSIACGTGAIRPLRLQRAGKPAMSSEDFLRGRAVPQGTQID, encoded by the coding sequence ATGCGCATAATTTTTATGGGAACGCCCGATTTTGCGGTGCCTGCGCTCGCTGCGCTGCATGAAGCGGGGCATGAGATCGTGTGTGTATACACGCAGCCGCCGCGACCGGCAGGACGGGGTAAGAAGCTGCGTCCCTCCCCTGTGCAGGCGAAGGCAGAGGCGCTCGGGCTGGAGGTGCGATCCCCAAAATCGCTGCGTAATGAGACCGCGCAGACCGACTTTGCTGCGCTGAATGCCGATGTCGCGGTGGTTGCGGCCTATGGTCTTATATTGCCGCAAGCGGTGCTCGATGCACCGACGCATGGCTGCCTCAACATCCACGCCTCGATCCTACCGCGCTGGCGCGGTGCCGCGCCGATCCACCGAGCGATTATGGCGGGCGATGAGGAGACCGGTGTTACCATCATGCAGATGGAGGCTGGTTTGGATACTGGGCCAATGTTGCATATCGTGCGCACTTCGATCGCCAACAAGACGACCGGCGATTTGACGGCAGAGCTCGCCGAACTTGGTGCAGGCGCGATGGTGGAAGTGCTTGCTGATCTCGACAGCTACAAAGCCGAGCCGCAGGACGACGGCGACACCACTTACGCGCCAAAGATCGACAAAGCCGAAGCACGGATCGACTGGAGCCGTCCGGCAAGCGAGCTGGTGCGCCATGTGCAAGGCCTCGCCCCGTTTCCCGGTGCATGGTTCGCGCTGGAAGGCGAGCGGATCAAACTGCTCGCGGCAGAGCAGGTTAAGGGCTCCGGCGAGGCTGGAACAGTGCTCGACGATGCACTCTCCATAGCCTGCGGTACCGGAGCCATCCGTCCGCTGCGCCTGCAACGCGCCGGAAAACCCGCAATGAGCTCAGAAGACTTCCTGCGAGGGCGAGCCGTTCCGCAAGGGACGCAAATCGATTGA
- the truA gene encoding tRNA pseudouridine(38-40) synthase TruA: MTRFALTYEFDGTPFQGLQRQKHGPSVQQAIEEALFKVTGEEVTLLSSGRTDAGVHAMAMVSHVDIEKDLTPFRLMEAVNAQLRPNPIGVNRCEIVSEEWHSRFSCIGRRYLYRISNRRAPAALAKNRVWQVVPQLDAEAMHRAAQSLVGLHDFTTFRSTMCQAKDPVKTLDRLDVERVEGLFGPEIHIHAEARSFLHHQVRSMVGCLKLVGQGTWQEERIAEALEARDRQALGMNAPPHGLYFVEAIYPEGQK; this comes from the coding sequence TTGACCCGCTTCGCGCTCACATACGAATTTGACGGCACGCCATTTCAGGGGCTCCAGCGCCAGAAGCATGGGCCAAGCGTCCAGCAGGCGATCGAGGAGGCCCTGTTCAAGGTGACGGGCGAGGAAGTGACTCTTCTTTCCTCCGGCCGGACCGATGCTGGTGTGCATGCGATGGCCATGGTCAGCCATGTCGATATCGAGAAAGACTTGACCCCGTTCCGTCTGATGGAGGCGGTGAATGCGCAGCTGCGCCCAAACCCCATCGGCGTGAACCGCTGCGAGATCGTGAGCGAGGAATGGCACTCGCGCTTTTCCTGTATCGGGCGGCGATACCTCTATCGCATATCCAACCGCCGCGCGCCCGCCGCATTGGCTAAGAATCGCGTTTGGCAAGTCGTGCCCCAACTTGACGCAGAGGCAATGCACCGCGCAGCGCAGTCGCTTGTCGGCTTGCACGATTTCACCACGTTCCGCTCCACCATGTGCCAGGCGAAAGACCCAGTGAAGACGCTGGACCGGCTGGATGTCGAGCGGGTCGAGGGTCTGTTCGGGCCGGAAATCCATATCCACGCGGAAGCACGCAGTTTCCTCCACCATCAAGTCCGCTCAATGGTCGGCTGCTTGAAACTGGTGGGTCAAGGCACGTGGCAGGAAGAGCGAATTGCGGAGGCTTTGGAGGCCCGTGACCGTCAGGCGCTGGGCATGAATGCGCCGCCGCATGGTCTCTATTTTGTCGAGGCAATCTATCCGGAGGGGCAAAAGTAA
- a CDS encoding zinc-binding dehydrogenase, translating into MTTTGKQLFSTLSADGKLTLEISEETFPEPTGNQVLVKMEGAPINPSDLAILTSAADFDNAEYSAGKVVATMPEPFLSGQRGRHGQRLPAGNEGAGTVVATGDGDMAKALMGQRVACVPGNAFSQYAIADAMMCLPLGDHTAEEGASSFVNPMTALGFVETAKMEGHDAIVHLAAASNLGQMLNKICQEDGMKLVNIVRKQEHVDLLKSQGATYVVNSSDDDYMKQLRAAIKETGAFLGFDPIGGGQNTDHVLKAMEQVASSQMEEYSRYGSNQDKKMYQYGRLDLQNPTILTPSYGLQWTVSGWLLTPFLAKAGMETVVKMRTRVQQNLGSTFASSYKAKVDLEGMLTKEAITDYRQMKTGEKYLVTPWG; encoded by the coding sequence ATGACAACGACCGGCAAACAGCTTTTCTCGACGCTCAGCGCGGATGGCAAACTCACCCTCGAAATCAGCGAAGAGACTTTCCCGGAGCCAACCGGCAACCAAGTGCTCGTCAAAATGGAAGGCGCGCCGATCAACCCGTCCGACCTCGCGATCCTGACCAGTGCAGCCGATTTCGACAATGCCGAATATTCAGCGGGCAAAGTTGTCGCGACCATGCCGGAGCCGTTCCTTTCGGGACAGCGTGGCCGCCACGGTCAGCGTCTGCCAGCCGGTAACGAAGGCGCAGGCACCGTTGTTGCAACAGGCGACGGCGACATGGCGAAAGCTCTTATGGGTCAGCGGGTCGCTTGCGTGCCCGGCAACGCATTCAGCCAGTACGCCATCGCGGATGCCATGATGTGCCTGCCGCTGGGCGACCACACCGCCGAAGAAGGCGCATCCAGCTTTGTGAACCCGATGACAGCGCTTGGTTTTGTCGAAACCGCGAAGATGGAAGGTCACGACGCCATTGTGCACCTCGCTGCGGCATCGAACCTTGGTCAGATGCTCAACAAGATTTGCCAAGAAGACGGCATGAAGCTCGTCAACATCGTGCGCAAGCAGGAGCATGTCGATCTGCTGAAAAGCCAGGGCGCGACTTATGTCGTGAACTCGTCTGACGATGATTACATGAAGCAGCTTCGTGCGGCGATCAAAGAGACCGGTGCGTTCCTGGGCTTTGACCCGATTGGCGGCGGTCAGAACACCGATCACGTGCTGAAAGCGATGGAGCAAGTCGCCTCCAGCCAGATGGAAGAATATTCGCGCTACGGTTCGAACCAGGACAAGAAGATGTACCAGTATGGCCGTCTGGACCTCCAAAACCCGACCATCCTGACCCCGTCTTACGGTCTGCAATGGACTGTCTCTGGCTGGCTGCTCACACCGTTCCTCGCGAAAGCGGGCATGGAAACAGTCGTGAAGATGCGCACCCGCGTTCAGCAGAACCTCGGCTCCACATTCGCCTCCAGCTATAAAGCGAAAGTCGATCTGGAAGGCATGCTGACTAAGGAAGCGATCACGGACTATCGCCAGATGAAAACCGGCGAGAAATATCTCGTCACGCCTTGGGGCTGA
- a CDS encoding asparaginase — translation MSTPNLLVLATGGTIAGAADSATRHDYRPGQIGIDDFLNRVEELGIEANLTGKQIANIGSEDMSPAIWKDLHRAAAAGIADPSCDGIIITHGTDTVEETAFLLDVTLPTTKPVVLVGAMRPATAVGYDGLRNFANAMRVASDPHAAGRGVLVVMGDRVFAARDIRKNRTRGTDAFAGFPRDAVGLVTPSALDWFGAPWRSDEAARFKFSTNLPDVPVLFIHAGITPDYVDRLVTPETRGIIVCGVGEGNMPDPVRQRLVELCKEGLHVVRASRLGEGLVDREPEDDVNGFVAARALGAAKARILLQLLVAAGISDPAAIQIEFDRR, via the coding sequence ATGAGCACCCCAAATCTTCTCGTTTTGGCCACCGGAGGCACCATCGCAGGCGCTGCCGATTCGGCCACACGCCACGATTATCGCCCTGGCCAGATTGGCATTGATGACTTTTTGAACCGAGTCGAAGAGCTGGGCATCGAAGCGAACCTGACCGGAAAACAGATCGCCAATATCGGCTCGGAAGATATGTCGCCCGCAATTTGGAAAGACCTGCATAGGGCTGCCGCAGCGGGAATCGCCGATCCATCATGCGATGGCATCATCATCACGCACGGCACCGATACGGTTGAGGAAACGGCTTTTCTGCTTGATGTCACGCTGCCGACCACAAAGCCCGTTGTGCTGGTGGGAGCGATGCGCCCCGCGACAGCTGTGGGTTATGACGGGCTGCGCAACTTTGCCAATGCGATGCGGGTGGCCAGCGATCCCCATGCAGCGGGTCGCGGCGTATTGGTGGTGATGGGCGACCGTGTGTTTGCTGCGCGAGATATTCGCAAAAATCGCACACGCGGAACTGACGCATTCGCAGGCTTTCCGCGTGATGCTGTTGGTCTGGTCACGCCGAGCGCGCTCGACTGGTTCGGCGCGCCGTGGCGCAGCGACGAGGCGGCGCGGTTCAAATTCAGCACCAATCTGCCAGATGTGCCGGTGCTATTCATCCATGCCGGCATCACGCCTGATTATGTCGACCGGCTGGTGACGCCCGAAACACGCGGGATCATCGTCTGCGGGGTGGGTGAGGGCAATATGCCCGATCCGGTTCGTCAGCGCCTTGTGGAGCTGTGCAAGGAGGGTCTGCATGTGGTGCGGGCCAGCCGCTTGGGTGAAGGTCTGGTCGACCGCGAACCGGAAGACGACGTGAACGGCTTCGTCGCCGCGCGCGCTCTAGGCGCGGCAAAAGCGCGCATCCTGCTGCAATTGCTGGTCGCAGCGGGCATTTCCGATCCCGCCGCAATCCAGATTGAGTTTGACCGGCGCTAA